Proteins encoded by one window of Emticicia oligotrophica DSM 17448:
- a CDS encoding aldo/keto reductase produces the protein MKYFSFSNGDKMPALGLGTWKSAKREVYKAVREAITIGYRHFDCAFIYGNEAEIGQAFADAIQNGEVTREELWITSKLWNNRHRKEDIQGAIEITLRDLQLDYLDLYLIHWPIVLRNDIDYPQNGEHLVSLNEVSLTETWIGMIDLQTKGLTKHIGVSNFSIKKIKQITDDTGVCPEVLQLELHPFLQQKAILNFANENNIFLTGYCPLGSADRPASRISVGEPKLFENQTIISIASEIGCSPAQVMLAWAVCRGTSVIPKSVNPQRLAENLAAADIELNTAQLAAMGDLDKHYRYIKGDFWCLAGSDYTVANLWDE, from the coding sequence ATGAAATATTTTAGTTTTAGTAATGGTGATAAAATGCCTGCATTAGGCTTGGGCACATGGAAATCGGCCAAACGAGAAGTTTATAAAGCGGTTCGAGAAGCCATAACGATTGGTTACAGACATTTTGACTGTGCTTTTATCTATGGCAATGAAGCAGAAATTGGTCAAGCTTTTGCCGATGCCATACAAAATGGAGAAGTTACGAGAGAAGAACTTTGGATAACTTCAAAACTTTGGAATAATAGACACAGAAAAGAAGATATTCAAGGAGCTATCGAAATTACGCTTCGTGATTTACAGTTGGATTATCTCGACCTGTATCTGATACACTGGCCAATTGTACTCAGAAATGATATTGATTATCCTCAAAACGGAGAGCACTTGGTAAGTCTCAACGAAGTTTCACTCACAGAAACTTGGATAGGAATGATTGATTTGCAAACCAAAGGCTTAACCAAGCACATTGGTGTTTCAAATTTTAGTATCAAGAAAATTAAACAAATTACCGACGATACTGGAGTTTGCCCAGAAGTTTTACAGCTTGAACTTCACCCATTTCTCCAACAAAAAGCTATTCTAAATTTTGCTAACGAAAATAATATCTTCCTTACTGGCTATTGTCCACTTGGTTCGGCAGATAGACCTGCCAGTAGGATTTCAGTGGGAGAACCAAAACTATTTGAGAATCAAACAATCATCTCTATTGCTTCCGAAATTGGTTGCTCACCGGCACAGGTAATGCTTGCATGGGCCGTTTGTAGAGGAACTTCAGTTATTCCTAAATCGGTTAATCCTCAACGTTTAGCTGAAAATTTAGCCGCTGCTGATATTGAACTCAACACTGCCCAGTTGGCAGCTATGGGCGATTTAGATAAACATTATCGCTATATCAAAGGAGATTTCTGGTGTTTGGCAGGAAGTGACTACACCGTGGCAAATCTTTGGGATGAGTAA
- the porD gene encoding type IX secretion system protein PorD, translating into MKKLIFWALMASFTGSIAQELNCNVTIVSDQLQSQQSAEKQVFVDMKTAISDFMNGKRWTNDIYSQEERIKCNLIITFTKSPQQNVYQGNAQFQVIRPVFNTTYETILLSYVDRNFNVSFTPEDRQMNFNELNFTNNLTSILGFYSLIALTVDYDSFGKLGGNPYLTRAYNIANLAASAGQSGWEQSGDQRNRYWLVENLQNQQLAPFRDGMYNYHRLALDNFTTDPVGGRKQVMDMLSSIKTMQQLKANSVLITSFLNAKNQEMVNIFSEATKDEKQKAFQLLSAVDPSKTELYRKLVK; encoded by the coding sequence ATGAAAAAACTAATATTTTGGGCCTTAATGGCAAGTTTTACGGGAAGTATTGCCCAAGAACTGAATTGTAATGTAACTATTGTGTCTGACCAGTTGCAATCTCAACAGTCGGCTGAAAAACAGGTTTTTGTAGATATGAAAACTGCAATCAGCGATTTTATGAATGGTAAAAGATGGACAAACGATATTTATAGCCAAGAAGAGCGAATTAAATGTAATTTGATTATTACATTTACGAAGTCGCCTCAACAAAATGTCTATCAAGGTAATGCCCAATTTCAGGTCATTCGTCCAGTGTTTAATACTACTTATGAGACAATCCTTTTAAGTTACGTTGACCGAAACTTCAATGTTTCGTTTACACCAGAAGACCGACAAATGAATTTTAATGAGTTGAATTTTACAAATAACCTCACCTCAATTTTAGGATTTTATTCATTAATTGCTCTAACAGTTGATTATGATTCATTCGGTAAATTAGGGGGAAATCCATATTTAACACGTGCTTATAACATCGCCAATTTAGCAGCGAGTGCTGGGCAGAGTGGTTGGGAACAATCGGGTGACCAACGTAATCGTTATTGGTTGGTAGAAAACTTGCAAAATCAACAATTAGCTCCATTCAGAGATGGTATGTATAATTATCATCGTTTGGCTTTAGATAACTTTACTACCGACCCCGTTGGTGGACGGAAGCAGGTGATGGATATGCTCTCTTCAATCAAAACTATGCAACAATTAAAGGCTAATTCGGTATTAATAACGAGTTTTTTGAACGCTAAAAACCAAGAAATGGTAAACATCTTTTCTGAAGCAACCAAAGACGAAAAACAAAAAGCATTTCAATTATTATCGGCAGTTGACCCTTCAAAGACCGAACTTTACAGAAAGTTGGTCAAGTAA
- the coaBC gene encoding bifunctional phosphopantothenoylcysteine decarboxylase/phosphopantothenate--cysteine ligase CoaBC, with translation MSLKNKKVILGVSGSIAAYKSALLVRLLVKEGAEVKVIMTEAAKDFITPLTLSTLSKKTVISSFTKGNTGEWNNHVELGLWADVMIIAPASANTLAKCAHGIADNLLIATYLSAKCKVFFAPAMDLDMYKHQSTLENLKKLESYGNQIINAEFGELASGLVGEGRLAEPEQIVHELSRYFAGIAILKGKKVLITAGPTQEPIDPVRFISNHSSGKMGFAIAEAFEMAGADVTLVSGPVAIPAPKGVKLEKVQSAQQMFEETTKYFAESEIIILSAAVADYTPLHVADKKIKKKEDVFNIELTKTTDIAATLGMQKKAGQIIVGFALETDNEFENAKGKLERKNFDFVVLNSLQDSGAGFRYDTNKIKIIDREGNIYDFELKSKKEVAQDIIATILQKL, from the coding sequence TTGAGCTTAAAAAATAAAAAAGTCATATTAGGAGTATCGGGAAGCATCGCTGCGTATAAATCTGCTTTATTGGTGAGACTTTTGGTAAAAGAAGGTGCAGAAGTGAAAGTAATCATGACCGAAGCTGCCAAAGATTTTATCACACCGCTAACTTTATCTACACTCTCAAAAAAAACAGTTATATCCAGTTTTACAAAAGGTAATACTGGTGAATGGAATAACCATGTAGAGTTAGGTTTGTGGGCCGATGTAATGATTATTGCTCCCGCTTCGGCGAATACTTTAGCAAAATGTGCCCACGGAATCGCTGATAATTTATTGATAGCCACGTATTTATCTGCTAAGTGCAAAGTGTTTTTTGCTCCAGCAATGGATTTAGATATGTACAAACACCAAAGTACGCTCGAGAATTTAAAGAAGCTTGAATCTTATGGTAATCAAATTATTAATGCAGAGTTCGGAGAATTAGCAAGTGGTTTGGTTGGAGAAGGCCGATTGGCGGAACCAGAGCAAATTGTACATGAACTTAGTCGCTATTTTGCAGGAATTGCTATTTTGAAAGGCAAAAAAGTACTTATTACAGCAGGTCCTACTCAAGAACCAATTGACCCTGTTCGATTTATTAGTAATCATTCTTCTGGTAAAATGGGGTTTGCGATTGCCGAAGCTTTTGAAATGGCAGGTGCTGATGTAACCCTTGTGAGTGGGCCAGTTGCTATTCCAGCACCCAAAGGAGTAAAACTTGAAAAAGTACAATCGGCTCAGCAGATGTTTGAAGAAACCACTAAATATTTTGCAGAAAGTGAAATTATAATACTTTCGGCGGCCGTGGCTGATTATACACCGCTTCACGTAGCCGACAAAAAAATCAAGAAAAAGGAAGATGTTTTCAATATCGAACTTACAAAAACTACCGACATAGCTGCAACATTAGGTATGCAAAAAAAAGCTGGTCAGATAATTGTAGGCTTTGCTCTTGAAACAGATAATGAGTTTGAAAATGCCAAAGGAAAACTCGAACGTAAGAATTTTGATTTCGTTGTTTTAAATTCTTTACAAGATAGTGGAGCTGGATTTCGTTATGATACAAACAAAATAAAAATCATTGACCGTGAAGGTAATATATATGATTTTGAACTAAAATCTAAAAAGGAAGTAGCACAAGATATTATCGCAACCATATTACAAAAATTATAG
- a CDS encoding translocation/assembly module TamB domain-containing protein, translating into MKRLLHIIGWILVGIFLLVGGIFLYLQSPTGQDFLTKEIVSYLRNKLQTKVEIGKVRFDIPDWISLENVYIEDLSKDTLVSGKRLYLDIDMMALLSNEANINQFELEGIRLKVNRTLPDTTFNFSFILKAFDSGNTGTKATPFNMGMRKVKLTNVHLTYKDAVIGTDADANIGKFESSFDKFSLLKSQYHLGNAIAENTSFIVNLYEPARKSSPANTQTKLVADTLDINFRKLNLKNINWLFSSKTDGIKSGGNIDLIKVEGKKIYLSSQQISLSKISINNAVVFVEFEKKVQVDNPSKTPSDSAISKPWILNLGEFAVKNTNIRYDDNNAARQTKGLDPSHINLSGIDLQLNKFIFSDQQISGELKNSTFKEQSGLWLQNISSNFSYTNKAITLKKLLIKTPHTLLQNELQMQYGSIEDFSRNLGNIGIKLNLKQSQIAISDLLTLVPDLANNQAFKKKDNEIIKADGIISGKVNDLDISKMVVEGFGEARLQAKGKIKGLPNTDKLAVDIELGELSLTKNEILSVAGDSTIPKSIELPQFVRLEGKIKGGIQNLQLDASLDSDLGGGAFKGILKNITADKNQSYDGRIILQEFDFGKLTKQPENVGKLTLDATVKGNGFDPKTMNAIIDGTAQKAVIKGYEYNNLSIKGSVKDKIANFNASLKDENAKIVLNTRVNLSEEYPAIQGIVNIAELDLKKLNLYTEPLRIKGDIQMNMSSTNPENPLGQISIHNAIIEKNGKSIPLDAIDFDIRNTNGQRDITLISPFLNAQIDGQFIYTQLSDILLTEVNKYFTLPDISYKPITTPYNFSINAKLNNHPIIKSFVDGISQLDTISFQAQINNLKDTTLQANLFIPKVAYDTSSVENARFKIIGANNKGEYEGNVAQLIYGDYRFRRIFIGGKVADNILGINLLTKDSLNNNRYGLGANLRSIDKKLRLYLAEKGTLIDYKPWETDSSGYLEYSSKGIYTNNLRLMQGKQSIAINSQSIEPNSPLNIKIDSLEIKPFVTIATQDSSLAGGKLNGIFILTDYTNSPEFTGDLGIKNFVFTQIPIGDLKVNAANETSEKINVLASILNNNNDIKVNGSYFLKQKKPLDFKINIQRIGAKTVEAFSFGQLKNARGNLKGLLSLRGEPSKPTLDGQIKFDTVSFSLTQLGAIYRIQNQAMAFNNSVINFNKFIIADSLGQKMNVNGTLSLQNIPDFNYKLNIDTKNFMVLNGSRKDNDFFYGKAFVDANLNIKGAGTKPAVEGSVKVKQGSDITVLLPDREIDKAETDGIVEFVNLKNSKVEEKEKTDSVATTTTYDFVEEISLNVEVDDKSQLTIIVDELNGDNIKVKGNAQLNTGITPNGQPYVLGLYELNSGSYDLSFQFLKKEFNIKKGSTLLWTGDPMQAQVDITAVYKIEAEVPRTPTSTKVVGKIPLEVQLSMSGNLSNPTIDFKIVVAENAPSEAITEIEKDGYLKNLSQNPVDMNKQVFALLVLNKFLGEQSSDFFSGINPEAIARQSVSKLLTDQLNLLAGDLIKGIKLDFNLNSTSFNTDAGNKARTDLNVGLSKAFLNDRLKIAIGRNFQLENTTGSTAASTEIVDNIALNYSLSKDGRYLFSAYRKNQYQAILDGFVVETGVAFTLTLDYEYFKELFEKKK; encoded by the coding sequence ATGAAACGATTGCTCCACATAATAGGATGGATATTAGTTGGGATTTTTCTTCTCGTCGGTGGAATATTTTTATATTTGCAATCACCTACTGGGCAAGATTTTCTGACGAAAGAAATCGTTTCGTACTTACGAAACAAACTTCAGACAAAAGTTGAAATTGGAAAAGTTCGTTTTGATATCCCCGACTGGATTTCTCTCGAAAATGTCTATATCGAAGACCTAAGTAAAGACACATTAGTTTCAGGAAAACGGCTTTATCTTGACATCGACATGATGGCGTTGCTCAGCAATGAAGCAAATATTAATCAATTTGAACTTGAAGGCATTAGATTAAAAGTTAACCGAACGCTGCCCGATACCACTTTCAATTTTAGCTTTATATTAAAAGCCTTCGATTCTGGGAATACAGGTACTAAAGCAACTCCGTTTAATATGGGTATGCGGAAAGTCAAACTCACAAACGTACACCTTACCTACAAAGATGCAGTTATAGGCACCGATGCCGATGCTAATATTGGCAAGTTCGAAAGTAGTTTCGATAAATTTAGCCTTCTTAAATCTCAATATCATTTAGGTAATGCAATTGCAGAAAATACCTCATTCATTGTCAATCTTTACGAACCTGCTCGGAAATCGTCTCCAGCAAATACCCAAACAAAATTAGTTGCTGATACTTTAGACATTAATTTTCGAAAACTTAATTTAAAAAATATCAATTGGTTATTCTCAAGTAAAACTGATGGAATCAAGAGTGGAGGAAATATTGATTTAATAAAAGTAGAGGGTAAAAAGATATATTTATCGAGTCAGCAAATTTCATTGTCTAAAATTTCTATCAATAATGCCGTTGTTTTTGTTGAATTTGAAAAGAAAGTCCAAGTTGATAATCCAAGCAAAACTCCATCAGATTCGGCAATATCTAAACCATGGATTTTAAATCTTGGTGAATTCGCTGTAAAAAATACTAATATTCGTTACGATGATAATAATGCAGCAAGGCAAACGAAAGGCCTTGACCCCTCCCATATAAATCTTTCAGGGATAGACCTTCAACTGAACAAATTTATCTTCAGTGACCAACAAATTTCAGGTGAATTAAAAAATTCTACCTTTAAAGAACAAAGCGGTCTTTGGCTTCAAAATATCTCTTCAAATTTTAGCTATACCAACAAAGCCATAACACTAAAAAAATTACTTATAAAAACCCCTCATACGCTTCTTCAAAACGAGCTACAAATGCAATATGGCTCTATTGAAGATTTCAGTAGAAACTTGGGAAACATCGGTATCAAGCTCAATTTAAAACAAAGCCAAATTGCAATCAGTGATTTATTGACTTTAGTTCCTGATTTAGCTAATAATCAAGCTTTTAAGAAAAAAGACAACGAAATAATCAAAGCCGATGGGATAATTAGTGGTAAAGTAAATGACCTTGACATTTCAAAAATGGTGGTTGAAGGATTTGGGGAAGCTCGTTTACAGGCAAAAGGTAAAATTAAAGGTTTGCCAAATACTGATAAACTAGCCGTCGATATTGAATTAGGAGAATTAAGCCTAACAAAAAATGAGATTCTGAGTGTAGCGGGCGATAGTACGATTCCTAAAAGTATTGAACTCCCACAATTTGTGCGTTTAGAAGGAAAAATTAAAGGTGGAATACAAAACCTTCAACTCGATGCTTCATTAGATTCGGATTTAGGAGGAGGTGCATTTAAAGGCATATTGAAAAACATTACTGCCGATAAAAATCAAAGCTATGATGGTCGAATCATCCTTCAAGAGTTTGACTTTGGAAAACTTACTAAACAACCCGAAAACGTAGGTAAACTTACGCTCGATGCAACTGTTAAAGGCAATGGTTTCGACCCTAAAACAATGAATGCAATCATTGATGGTACAGCACAAAAAGCCGTTATCAAAGGTTATGAGTATAATAATTTAAGCATTAAGGGTTCGGTAAAAGATAAAATAGCCAATTTTAATGCTTCGCTCAAAGATGAAAATGCTAAAATTGTTCTAAATACACGAGTCAACTTATCAGAAGAGTACCCTGCTATTCAAGGAATTGTCAATATTGCAGAACTTGATTTAAAAAAACTCAATCTTTACACAGAACCACTACGAATCAAAGGCGATATTCAAATGAATATGTCGTCAACAAACCCAGAAAATCCTTTGGGTCAAATATCAATTCATAACGCAATCATAGAAAAAAATGGCAAGAGTATTCCTTTAGATGCTATCGACTTTGACATTCGCAATACGAATGGCCAAAGGGATATCACGCTTATATCCCCATTTTTAAATGCTCAAATTGATGGACAGTTCATTTATACGCAATTAAGTGATATTCTTTTAACAGAAGTCAATAAATACTTCACATTGCCCGATATTTCTTATAAGCCAATTACAACACCCTACAATTTCAGTATCAATGCCAAGCTTAACAATCACCCAATTATTAAGAGTTTTGTAGATGGTATAAGCCAATTAGATACTATTAGTTTTCAGGCTCAGATAAATAATTTAAAAGATACTACCCTTCAAGCCAATCTTTTTATTCCCAAAGTAGCTTACGATACTTCAAGTGTAGAAAATGCTCGATTTAAGATTATTGGAGCCAATAATAAAGGTGAATACGAAGGAAATGTCGCTCAATTAATTTATGGTGATTATCGTTTTCGAAGAATTTTTATTGGAGGAAAAGTAGCAGATAATATACTGGGAATCAATCTCCTGACGAAAGATTCGCTCAACAATAATCGTTATGGTTTGGGAGCAAATCTTCGTTCTATTGATAAAAAGCTAAGATTATATTTAGCCGAAAAAGGCACATTGATCGACTATAAACCATGGGAAACAGATTCAAGTGGGTATTTGGAATATAGCTCCAAAGGTATTTACACGAATAACCTAAGGCTTATGCAAGGCAAGCAAAGCATTGCAATTAACAGCCAAAGTATAGAACCAAATTCTCCATTGAATATAAAAATTGATAGCCTTGAAATTAAGCCATTTGTAACCATTGCCACCCAAGATTCAAGCCTAGCAGGCGGAAAACTCAACGGAATTTTTATATTAACAGACTATACGAATTCGCCAGAATTTACGGGTGATTTAGGAATTAAGAACTTTGTCTTTACTCAAATCCCGATTGGTGACTTAAAGGTAAATGCCGCCAACGAAACTTCTGAAAAAATCAATGTTTTAGCTTCTATTTTAAATAATAATAATGATATAAAAGTCAATGGAAGCTATTTCTTAAAGCAAAAGAAACCGCTTGATTTTAAAATAAATATTCAAAGAATCGGGGCAAAAACCGTTGAAGCCTTTAGTTTTGGTCAACTTAAAAATGCCCGTGGAAATTTGAAAGGTTTACTTTCACTTAGGGGCGAACCAAGTAAACCTACACTCGATGGGCAAATTAAATTCGATACCGTTTCGTTTAGTCTCACTCAACTAGGGGCTATTTATCGAATCCAAAATCAGGCAATGGCTTTTAATAATTCTGTCATTAATTTCAATAAATTCATAATTGCCGATTCGCTTGGGCAAAAAATGAATGTTAATGGTACGCTTTCGCTGCAAAACATTCCAGATTTTAATTACAAACTAAATATCGACACCAAGAACTTCATGGTGTTAAATGGTAGTAGAAAAGATAATGATTTCTTTTATGGAAAAGCATTCGTAGATGCAAACCTCAACATCAAAGGTGCAGGTACAAAACCAGCAGTTGAAGGGAGCGTTAAAGTGAAGCAAGGAAGCGATATTACAGTACTTCTCCCCGACCGAGAAATAGATAAAGCCGAAACTGACGGTATTGTTGAATTTGTCAACCTCAAAAATTCAAAAGTTGAGGAAAAAGAAAAAACTGATTCAGTTGCAACAACAACTACCTACGATTTTGTAGAAGAAATTTCACTCAATGTTGAAGTAGATGACAAGTCTCAATTAACAATAATCGTTGACGAACTCAATGGCGATAATATTAAAGTTAAAGGGAATGCACAGCTCAACACGGGTATTACACCTAATGGACAACCTTATGTACTTGGCCTTTATGAACTAAATTCTGGAAGCTACGACTTATCGTTTCAGTTTTTGAAAAAAGAATTTAACATCAAAAAAGGTAGCACACTCCTATGGACAGGCGACCCAATGCAGGCCCAAGTTGATATTACAGCAGTATATAAAATTGAAGCGGAGGTTCCTCGAACTCCAACCAGTACCAAAGTGGTTGGCAAAATACCTTTAGAGGTACAATTATCAATGAGTGGAAATTTATCAAATCCTACGATTGATTTCAAAATTGTAGTAGCAGAAAATGCCCCTTCAGAAGCTATCACTGAAATTGAAAAAGATGGTTATCTCAAAAACCTCTCTCAAAATCCAGTTGATATGAACAAGCAAGTATTTGCTTTGCTTGTTTTAAATAAGTTTTTGGGTGAACAATCAAGCGATTTTTTCTCAGGCATTAATCCAGAAGCCATAGCCCGACAAAGTGTTAGCAAATTATTAACCGACCAACTTAATCTTTTAGCTGGTGATTTAATTAAGGGCATTAAACTTGATTTTAACCTCAACTCAACTTCATTCAACACAGATGCGGGTAATAAGGCTCGTACAGATTTGAATGTGGGTTTAAGCAAGGCATTCTTAAACGACCGCCTAAAAATTGCTATCGGTAGAAATTTCCAGCTTGAAAATACAACTGGTTCAACGGCCGCTTCAACTGAAATTGTCGATAATATCGCCCTAAATTATAGTTTAAGTAAAGATGGCCGCTATCTATTTAGTGCTTATCGTAAAAACCAATATCAAGCGATTCTTGATGGCTTTGTAGTAGAAACGGGCGTAGCATTCACACTAACGCTCGACTATGAGTATTTTAAAGAACTATTTGAAAAGAAGAAATGA
- the tamL gene encoding translocation and assembly module lipoprotein TamL codes for MRTKQIENNFVKKPKNIFFYTKNICFWGLIFLLSSCSVNKYIPEGESLYTGAKVKTIADSSLNSKQVKFLNEQLITIIRPVPNSTIMGFPYKLWLYSVIGKPKSEKGFRQWFRKRFGEAPVLASKRAVTINTDIISNYLNNEGYFRSTATGELVIKGKKSEAVYIAHVKPRYTIDKVEFVKKDSSIFSLNLLKTKENSLLKVGEPYRFELVKLERDRIDKVLKTNGYYYFRPDFLIVKADTNQNKCKVDLYVELKPNILQTSLKQYSIKDIQVYIDTPDSSGKLIQIRKGLKVFQPKYSYNPKVFNDAIGFRSGRLYSSQTHDASLSRLINLRNFKFVKNRFEMVNRSDSAQINVIYDLTSLKKKSLQAETNFLTRSNNLAGTQLGINWLNRNLFKRAEILKLGINTGYDFQLASKQLNTQLNNYFRIAGDADLTFPRFLLPFYQVRAGRNQALPKTNINIGYERLVQKGVGINIDSSKYRYNQYTITSLRGSISYSLRKSAAIEHNFSPLSINLIRPKNISEEFVNKIFNSTNIQDLLRYDQILNTRLILGGQYNIVYTPVQPIGSRHYFYLNAGVDMAGNMSGLVRKKLEDGSKRILNTVFEQYVRFDLETRYYLDLSHSIRWANRAILGYGLSYGNSKSLPNQVKQYSIGGSNSIRAFRARSIGPGDFNITGDSTAIFTNAYGDVKLELNSELRIKFSQIINLAAFVDAGNIWMAKYNEALGYPTSSTFGKDFYKQLAVGGGLGLRLDFTYVKLRLDLATPFRKPWLAEKERWVIQEIKPFERAWRKQNLILNIAVDYPF; via the coding sequence ATGAGAACAAAGCAGATAGAAAATAACTTTGTAAAAAAGCCCAAAAACATATTCTTTTATACTAAAAATATATGTTTTTGGGGACTTATTTTCTTGCTTTCTTCTTGTTCGGTGAATAAATATATTCCCGAAGGCGAAAGTCTTTATACAGGTGCTAAAGTAAAAACGATTGCCGATTCGAGCCTCAATAGCAAACAAGTTAAATTTCTGAATGAGCAATTAATAACCATCATTCGGCCAGTGCCGAATAGCACCATCATGGGTTTTCCTTACAAATTATGGCTTTATTCAGTTATTGGAAAACCCAAATCAGAGAAAGGTTTTCGTCAGTGGTTTAGAAAACGTTTTGGTGAAGCCCCTGTATTGGCCAGTAAAAGAGCCGTGACAATTAACACCGATATTATTAGTAATTATCTCAACAATGAAGGTTATTTTCGTTCAACGGCTACTGGAGAGTTAGTAATCAAAGGAAAGAAATCTGAAGCTGTCTATATAGCCCATGTAAAACCACGCTACACCATTGATAAAGTTGAATTTGTAAAGAAAGATAGTTCCATCTTTTCTCTAAATCTGCTAAAAACTAAGGAAAATAGTCTATTAAAAGTTGGTGAGCCTTATCGCTTTGAGCTAGTTAAGTTGGAAAGAGATCGCATTGATAAAGTGCTAAAGACCAATGGCTATTACTATTTTCGTCCAGACTTCTTAATTGTAAAAGCAGATACCAATCAAAACAAGTGTAAAGTTGATTTATACGTCGAACTAAAGCCTAATATTCTTCAAACTTCGCTCAAACAATATTCGATTAAAGATATACAAGTGTACATTGATACGCCCGATAGTTCTGGGAAATTGATACAAATTCGTAAAGGATTAAAAGTTTTCCAACCAAAATATTCTTATAATCCAAAAGTATTTAACGATGCCATTGGCTTCAGAAGTGGCCGATTATATAGTAGTCAAACACACGATGCTTCTCTTTCGAGATTGATAAATTTGCGAAATTTCAAATTCGTAAAAAATCGCTTTGAAATGGTCAATCGTTCAGATTCAGCACAAATAAATGTAATCTATGACCTAACCTCGCTTAAAAAGAAATCTTTGCAGGCGGAAACAAACTTCCTAACTCGCTCAAATAATTTGGCGGGTACGCAGTTAGGTATCAACTGGCTAAATAGAAACCTTTTTAAAAGAGCCGAAATTCTTAAATTAGGTATCAATACTGGTTATGACTTTCAGTTGGCTAGTAAACAGCTAAATACTCAACTAAACAATTACTTCAGAATTGCTGGTGATGCTGACCTGACATTTCCGAGATTTCTTTTACCGTTCTATCAAGTTCGTGCTGGAAGGAATCAAGCTTTGCCTAAAACCAATATCAATATCGGATACGAAAGATTAGTACAAAAAGGGGTAGGTATCAATATTGACAGCTCGAAATATAGATATAATCAATATACCATCACTTCCCTCCGAGGTTCAATAAGTTATAGCCTTCGCAAGAGTGCTGCCATTGAACATAATTTTTCACCTTTATCTATAAATCTTATCAGACCCAAAAATATCAGTGAAGAATTTGTCAATAAAATTTTTAATAGTACAAATATTCAAGATTTACTTCGTTATGACCAAATCTTAAATACTCGGTTAATTTTAGGTGGGCAATATAACATTGTTTATACACCCGTACAACCCATTGGAAGCAGGCATTATTTTTATCTGAATGCTGGGGTAGATATGGCGGGAAATATGTCGGGCTTGGTCCGAAAAAAATTGGAAGATGGTTCTAAGCGAATACTCAATACAGTTTTTGAACAATATGTTCGTTTCGACCTTGAAACACGTTATTACCTTGACCTCTCCCATAGCATTCGTTGGGCTAATAGAGCCATTTTAGGTTATGGCTTATCTTATGGAAATTCAAAAAGTTTACCCAATCAAGTTAAGCAATATTCGATTGGCGGAAGCAATAGTATTAGAGCGTTTAGAGCTAGGTCTATTGGACCCGGAGATTTTAATATAACGGGTGATAGTACGGCCATTTTTACTAATGCCTATGGCGATGTAAAGCTTGAGTTAAATAGCGAACTTCGTATAAAATTCAGTCAAATCATCAATTTAGCCGCCTTTGTTGATGCAGGAAATATATGGATGGCCAAATATAATGAAGCCTTGGGTTATCCAACCAGTAGTACTTTTGGAAAAGATTTTTATAAACAATTAGCCGTAGGGGGAGGATTGGGACTTCGACTTGACTTTACTTATGTAAAACTCCGACTCGACCTTGCTACGCCTTTTCGTAAGCCTTGGTTAGCGGAAAAAGAACGTTGGGTCATTCAAGAAATCAAACCATTTGAAAGAGCTTGGCGTAAGCAAAACTTAATTTTAAATATTGCGGTAGATTATCCGTTTTAA
- a CDS encoding DNA-directed RNA polymerase subunit omega — MAVNPSIIARDVDKLAAKTGNIYESVYVASQRARQIAVKTKEELTQKLGEFASNIDNLEEIFENREQIEISKFYERQPKPTSVSLEEFFEDKVEYRFKDAE, encoded by the coding sequence ATGGCAGTAAATCCTTCAATCATTGCAAGAGATGTAGATAAACTTGCAGCAAAGACAGGCAATATTTATGAGTCTGTATATGTTGCTTCTCAAAGAGCTCGCCAAATTGCAGTTAAAACTAAAGAAGAATTGACTCAGAAATTGGGTGAATTTGCTTCAAATATCGACAATTTGGAAGAAATTTTTGAAAACCGTGAGCAAATCGAAATTTCTAAATTCTATGAGCGTCAACCAAAACCAACTTCAGTTTCTTTAGAAGAGTTCTTTGAAGATAAGGTTGAGTATCGCTTTAAAGATGCTGAATAA